A single region of the Hippoglossus hippoglossus isolate fHipHip1 chromosome 17, fHipHip1.pri, whole genome shotgun sequence genome encodes:
- the xrn1 gene encoding 5'-3' exoribonuclease 1 — MGVPKFYRWISERYPCLSEVVKEHQIPEFDNLYLDMNGIIHQCSHPNDEDVHFRISEEKIFADIFHYLEVLFRIIKPRKVFFMAVDGVAPRAKMNQQRGRRFRSAKEAEDKIKKALDKGEVLPTEARFDSNCITPGTDFMARLQEQLKYFVHNKISTDKMWQNVRVFLSGHQTPGEGEHKIMEFIRSENTRPGHDPNTRHCLYGLDADLIILGLTSHEPNFSLLREEVRFGGKKSQKRITAPEETTFHLLHLSLMREYIDYEFSGLRNQLGSDYDLERIIDDWILMGFLVGNDFIPHLPHLHINHDALPLLYKTYISVLPSLGGYLNDNGHLNLRTFEKYLEKLAEFDREHFSDVFVDLKWFESKVGNKYLNEAAGLAAEKEAAYKNTKKTEDSSVSLTSSEGAARERKGKTAEDDDEEDDMFETEFRQYKRTYYMTKMGVDVVSDEFLANQAKCYVEGIQWILHYYFHGVQSWSWYYPHHYAPFLSDIRNISGLKLTFDIAKPFMPFQQLLAVLPAASMELLPASYRHLMTSENSPIIEYYPLDFKTDLNGKQQEWEAVVLIPFIDERCLLAAMDPCNHNLTKEEKGRNCHTECAVYSYDKEMDVPYTSCLPQLFPDILHCHSRVEHIPMDAWHVRLDHVHRRLDRSSLYFCGFPTLQHIKHKFFKKKSGVVVFQQSSRGENMMLQIIPSDEGETICDDAAVQVLGKSVFVNWPHLEEARIIAVSDGDTKFCLEEHPSVQRLYDGSSTPPPTRVIRMSDKDQKDWVKDVQGITEYFLRRKGIMVTETSVVLYGQLLTGRKYVPKADGVVELEKQWAKQILPFAYQTVVKDIEAFYSSMTCFKSLDELFPQATTVFMVGNPYYGNAGEVQDSSDVIKDGRVRVVFNVPHEPQLEPLIQNQHKYCVKYSPGYVLASHLGITSYLVSRFSGSIFIGRGSKKNPCGEQKANVGLNLKFNKKNEEVPGYTKKTEKEWLYSAAVEDLLGEYLDRFSEVFNLVSRNSHDDVFYEDDVWPAAEQNGAQKVSEITSWLKSHPVSSISRASCDLQVLDSAIVERIEDAVEKTKVKKSTRKVRVTVKPHLLFRPLEQQQGVVPDPDAEYRLFDRVVNIRESFSVPLGLRGTVVGIQGAEREAEVLYEVLFDEEFAGGLNIRCTSLRGYRLPPCALINLSHGGRVDHTSHKLTAIVKPQPASGANFHSHRQMTGLNHSPRSPFIPTQHNNKHSGGKAASQGNRNSPSKGPIQKQQGRNKEEYGNVWQSMQSMGPPNKPPAHWQNNEGHTQQGKNLHTTSNNAAPVGGIRLLKKNEEPDFLLPSQNTGNKASTEFEDLIASLKISTGNQQTPPPPAPPQASTTQSDGPLSPQSFAMKGTLVLKEMLKIDSGTGSPPFLDTDHTPPSGGQQQNRRRSSKKLAAKMNSPHGDIASPVSAASPNLSNAVFTSKVSELACVCVGLGMVPPDFSFMRNRQGHVVCQVKLSNGLMVHGPQCQSENDAKEKAAFFALQRLNSVGSGFPLPPALYPGVGQIRPPPMGSMTRVFNQQGGILLPPQGFGPGPGPMWGMALPPHHQNQQFYGAAGTFPGAARPQPAPATVPIGSHNQFIPLQVTKKRVSANKKNQETREFYSAAHTVARSHSHKSPNQPSGQFQFHSEPQSGQVNQTHQHATNSNPTMSATSLGDGLSTTAASPHTPPRQNNPPTGHTPGSASKRKHRKLAVNFEAAKVSE, encoded by the exons ATGGGGGTCCCGAAATTTTACCGATGGATTTCCGAGCGCTATCCGTGTCTCAGTGAAGTTGTAAAGGAACATCAG ATCCCGGAGTTTGACAATCTCTATCTGGACATGAATGGGATCATCCACCAGTGTTCCCACCCCAACGACGAAGATGTCCACTTTCGCATCTCGGAGGAGAAGATTTTTGCAGACATCTTCCATTACCTGGAGGTGCTCTTCAGGATCATTAAGCCCCGCAAGGTCTTCTTCATGGCTGTGGATGGTGTGGCGCCGAGAGCAAAGATGAACCAGCAGAGGGGAAGGAGATTCAG GTCCGCCAAAGAAGCAGAGGACAAGATAAAAAAAGCCCTGGATAAAGGAGAGGTCCTTCCTACAGAAGCTCGCTTCGATTCCAACTGTATCACTCCAG GCACTGACTTCATGGCAAGACTTCAGGAGCAGCTCAAATATTTTGTACACAACAAAATCTCCACTGACAAGATGTGGCAGAACGTCAGAGTGTTCCTGTCTGGCCATCAG ACCCCAGGGGAAGGAGAACACAAGATCATGGAGTTCATTCGCTCTGAGAACACAAGGCCGGGTCACGACCCCAACACCCGGCACTGCCTATACGGCCTGGATGCTGACCTG ATAATATTGGGTTTAACCAGCCACGAGCCAAACTTCTCCCTGCTGAGAGAAGAGGTCCGCTTCGGAGGAAAGAAATCCCAGAAAAG GATAACGGCTCCAGAGGAGACAACTTTTCACTTACTTCATTTGTCGCTGATGAGGGAGTACATCGACTATGAGTTCTCTGGGCTCAGG AATCAGCTTGGTTCTGATTATGACTTGGAGCGAATAATAGATGACTGGATTCTAATGGGCTTCCTTGTGGGAAATGATTTcatccctcacctccctcatctCCACATTAACCATGATGCTTTGCCTTTGTTGTACAAGACCTACATCAGTGTACTTCCCAGCTTGGGAG GTTATTTGAATGACAATGGTCATCTAAACCTCCGAACCTTTGAGAAATACCTGGAAAAGTTGGCTGAG TTTGACCGGGAACATTTTAGCGACGTGTTTGTGGACCTGAAGTGGTTTGAGAGTAAAGTCGGTAACAAGTATCTGAACGAGGCAGCTGGACTTGCAGCAGAGAAGGAAGCtgcatacaaaaacacaaaaaagacagag gaTTCTTCTGTCAGTCTGACCTCATCAGAAGGAGCGGCTAGAGAACGAAAGGGAAAGACGGCAGAAGATGACGATGAGGAGGACGACATGTTTGAAACCGAATTCAGACAATACAAACGCACCTACTACATGACAAAGATGGGCGTGGATGTGGTTTCTGA TGAGTTTCTTGCCAATCAGGCCAAGTGTTATGTTGAAGGCATCCAGTGGATTCTCCACTACTATTTCCACGGGGTTCAGTCCTGGAGCTG GTACTACCCCCACCACTACGCCCCCTTCCTGTCTGACATCAGGAATATATCTGGGTTAAAACTGACCTTTGATATAGCGAAACCCTTCATGCCCTTCCAGCAGCTTCTGGCCGTCCTGCCCGCTGCCAGTATGGAGCTGCTCCCTGCGTCTTAcagg caCCTGATGACCAGTGAAAATTCGCCCATTATCGAGTACTACCCACTTGACTTTAAAACGGACCTCAATGGCAAGCAGCAGGAGTGGGAGGCTGTGGTGCTCATCCCTTTCATAGATGAG AGGTGTTTACTAGCAGCTATGGATCCCTGCAATCACAACCTGACTAAAGAGGAGAAAGGCAGGAACTGCCACACGGAGTGCGCAGTCTACTCGTATGACAAAGAGATGGACGTCCCATACACGTCCTGCCTTCCTCAGCTGTTCCCTGATATCCTCCACTGCCACTCCAG AGTCGAGCACATCCCCATGGATGCCTGGCATGTGCGTTTGGACCATGTCCACAGGCGACTGGATCGCTCGTCTCTGTACTTCTGTGGCTTCCCCACTCTgcaacacatcaaacacaag TTCTTTAAGAAGAAGAGCGGTGTGGTCGTGttccagcagagcagcagaggggagAACATGATGCTCCAGATTATTCCCAGCGATGAAGGAGAGACg ATATGTGACGATGCTGCTGTGCAAGTACTGGGGAAGTCTGTGTTCGTGAACTGGCCCCATCTAGAAGAAGCTCGCATCATTGCAGTGTCAGATGGAGACACTAA GTTTTGCCTGGAGGAACACCCAAGTGTACAGAGACTGTATGACGGCTCCTCCACTCCCCCTCCCACCAGAGTCATCCGTATGTCAGACAAGGACCAGAAGGATTGGGTGAAAGATGTTCAGGGAATCACTGAATA TTTCTTGAGAAGGAAAGGCATCATGGTGACTGAGACATCGGTGGTTTTGTACGGCCAGTTGCTGACAGGAAGGAAGTATGTCCCCAAAGCCGATGGAGTTGTGGAACTGGAGAAGCAGTGGGCGAAACAAATTCTCCCCTTCGCCTACCAGACTGTGGTTAAG GACATCGAGGCCTTTTACTCGTCTATGACGTGTTTTAAGAGCTTGGATGAGCTCTTTCCACAAGCAACGACGGTCTTCATGGTGGGGAACCCGTACTACGGTAACGCTGGGGAG GTGCAAGATTCCAGTGACGTCATTAAAGACGGTCGAGTCCGTGTGGTCTTCAACGTGCCGCATGAGCCACAGCTGGAGCCTTTGATCCAGAATCAGCAT aaatactGTGTGAAATACAGTCCTGGATATGTTCTGGCATCTCATCTCGGCATCACCAGCTACCTCGTGTCCCGCTTCTCAGGAAGCATCTTTATTGGGAGAGGCTCTAAGAAGAA TCCTTGTGGGGAGCAAAAAGCCAACGTTGGCTTGAACCTGAAGTTCAACAAGAAGAACGAGGAGGTTCCTGGATACACCAAGAAAACTGAAAAGGAGTGGCTCTACTCGGCTGCTGTGGAGGACCTGCTAGGTGAATACCTGGACAg atTTTCTGAGGTATTCAACCTGGTGTCCAGGAACAGTCATGATGATGTTTTCTATGAAGATGACGTCTGGCCTGCAGCAGAACAGAATgg TGCCCAGAAAGTTTCTGAAATCACATCATGGTTGAAAAGTCACCCAGTCAGCTCCATCAGCAGGGCGTCATGTGATCTGCAGGTGCTGGACTCTGCCATTGTGGAAAGGATCGAGGATGCAGTTGAGAAAACTAAG GTGAAGAAGAGCACTAGGAAAGTCCGCGTGACTGTTAAACCTCATCTGCTCTTCAGG CCgttggagcagcagcagggtgtAGTTCCagacccagacgcagagtatCGCCTGTTTGACAGAGTCGTCAACATCAGGGAGAGCTTCAGTGTCCCACTGGGGCTCAGAGGAACTGTCGTCGGTATTCAAGgag CGGAGCGTGAGGCAGAGGTTCTCTATGAAGTGCTGTTTGATGAAGAGTTTGCTGGTGGTCTTAACATCAG GTGTACATCACTCCGTGGTTACCGCCTCCCTCCCTGCGCTCTCATCAATCTTTCCCACGGTGGCCGAGTGGATCACACCTCCCACAAACTCACCGCCATCGTCAAACCTCAGCCCGCAAGTGGCGCTAACTTCCACTCACACAGGCAGATGACTGGCCTCAACCATTCACCAAGGTCACCCTTTATACCCACACAG cataacaacaaacacagtggGGGGAAGGCAGCCTCCCAGGGCAACAGAAACTCCCCCTCTAAAGGTCCCATCCAGAAACAACAGGGCAGG AATAAAGAGGAGTACGGAAATGTGTGGCAGTCAATGCAGAGCATGGGCCCTCCGAATAAACCTCCTGCCCACTGGCAGAAtaat GAAGGACACACCCAACAGGGGAAGAACCTGCACACAACCTCTAACAATGCT GCCCCAGTTGGTGGCATCAGACTGttgaagaaaaatgaagaacCTGACTTCCTTCTCCCTTCACAGAACACAGGCAataag GCTTCGACTGAGTTTGAGGATCTCATTGCCAGTCTAAAGATCTCTACGGGTAATCAGCagaccccacctcctccagctcctccacaggcATCCACCACCCAGTCAGATGGCCCACTGTCTCCACAGTCCTTCGCCATG AAGGGAACCCTGGTACTGAAGGAGATGCTGAAGATTGATTCCGGCACAGGAAGCCCCCCTTTCCTGGACACTGATCACACACCCCCCTCTGGAGGCCAGCAGCAGAATAGAAGACGATCATCTAAGAAACTAG CTGCAAAGATGAATTCCCCCCATGGTGACATAGCTTCTCCTGTATCAGCCGCCTCCCCCAACCTCTCCAACGCTGTGTTTACCAGTAAGGTGTCAGAGCtggcatgtgtctgtgtggggttAGGCATGGTACCACCCGATTTCAGCTTTATGCGCAACAGACAG GGTCACGTCGTGTGTCAGGTGAAACTATCCAATGGACTGATGGTTCACGGCCCACAGTGCCAGTCTGAAAATGATGCCAAGGAGAAAGCTGCCTTCTTTGCCCTCCAAAGACtg aaCTCAGTGGGATCGGGCTTCCCACTCCCACCTGCTCTATATCCAGGAGTGGGCCAGATACGACCTCCGCCCATGGGATCCATGACCCGGGTCTTTAACCAGCAAG gTGGTATACTGTTGCCCCCGCAGGGTTTTGGCCCTGGCCCTGGCCCTATGTGGGGAATGGCACTGCCTCCGCACCACCAGAATCAACAGTTTTATGGAGCCGCAGGAACCTTCCCTGGTGCCGCCCGGCCCCAGCCTGCACCAGCAACGGTGCCCATCGGCTCCCACAACCAGTTCATCCCGTTACag GTGACCAAGAAGCGGGTCTCGGCCAACAAGAAGAACCAGGAAACTCGAGAGTTTTACAGCGCCGCACATACCGTGGCCAGGAGCCACTCACACAAATCCCCGAACCAGCCCTCTGGCCAATTTCAATTTCACAGTGAACCACAGAGCGGTCAGGTCAACCAGACCCACCAACATGCCACCAACAGCAACCCCACTATGTCCGCTACCAGTCTAGGTGATGGTCTTTCCACAACGGCCGCATCCCCGCACACCCCCCCGAGGCAAAACAACCCACCAACAGGTCACACCCCTGGCTCCGCCTCCAAGAGGAAGCACAGGAAGCTGGCGGTCAACTTCGAGGCGGCTAAAGTCTCAGAGTGA